The window TTCCGGAAGAAAGCCGGGTTTTTCTGTCTTCCACCAGTTCAAAACCAAGTTGCTGCAACGCTGAATTTATCCTCGCAAGATCCAGCTCGTCTCCGCATGACCTGACCACCAGCTCACCCAGCCGAAGATGGATGATCTCCAGCTCTAAGCGGCTTACCTGGCTTCGCACTGCATTGATGCACCGGTTACAGGTCATTCCCTTGATGATCAATTGTTGCTCTTGCATAAAGAATAGGCTTTACCTGATGCAAATTTCCTGATTGCTTTAGGAAAACCTGTTATACTATTTTGAGAGAAGTTTGTATGATTTCCATTTTGCTTAACTTTTAGGAACAATTACCAACATGTATCCCTTCCGATTGCTTCCCTTTCTTGCTTTACTATCCTTAGCCTCCTGCAGGTATGCCACCCAACAGGTGAATTATGCAACGGCTATCTACAAGAATGCAAAGGTCTGGACGGGTGACAGCAGTAATCGTTCTGCTTCCGTCATTGCAGTGAAGGATAGCGTGATCATCTATGTGGGCAATAATGCAGATAGCTTGCGGGGGCCTGATACGGAAGTGGTGGATGTTTCAGGCCAGATGATCCTCCCCGGTTTTATTGACAACCACAGCCATTTCATTTCAGGAGGTTACCAGCTGGCCTCTGTGGACCTGAAGCTGGCAAAGAATCCTGCAGACTTTATAACCATTCTGAAGGATTATGCCGCACAGTTAAAGGATGATCGCTGGATCCAGGGTGGTAATTGGGATCATGAGGGGATCGGGGGGAAACTTCCGACAAGGTATTGGATCGACAGCATTAGCGGTAACCATCCGGTTTTTGTATCCCGCTATGATGGCCATATGGCTTTGGCCAATAGTCTTACCCTGAAACTGGCCGGTATCAACAGGAATACGCCGGATCCCCCTGGTGGTGAAATTGTACGCGATCCCAGGACCGGTGAGCCAACAGGGGTATTGAAAGATGCAGCCATGGACCTCGTTTATGCAAAGATCCCGCCCCCATCAGCAAAGGAATTGGAAGAAATGCTGCAGCGGGCAACCGCCCATGCATTAGAGCATGGTATCACACAGGTCCATGATGTCGGCAGCTATGGCGGCTGGACAGACCTTGAAGCCTACCGTCGTGCCAGAACGGCCGGAAGCTTATCCATCAGGATCTATTCCATGGTTCCTGTGAATAGCTGGCGCAGGATGGTTGAATATGTGCGGGAGAATGGAAAGGGTGATGATATGCTTCATTGGGGAGCTTTGAAGGGATTCGTAGATGGTTCGCTAGGTTCTACTACTGCCTGGTTTTATCAGCCCTATCTCGATGAGCTGAAGAAAACGGGGCTGTTACTGGCCGACTCCAATGAGTTAAGGCAGCAGATCCTGTCAGCAGATTCAGCCGGTTTGCAACCTGCGATCCATGCCATAGGCGATAGGGCAATAGACTGGGTATTGGATGTTTTTGCGGAAGCACAAACCAGAAGTGGCAAAAGGGAAAGTCGATTCAGGGTTGAACATAGCCAGCACCTCAGTAAGACAGCGATCGACCGGTTTGCGGCCATGAAAGTGATCCCATCCATGCAGCCCTACCATGCGATTGATGATGGAAGATGGGCCTCTAAACGACTCGATGATGACCGGCTCAAAAGGACCTATGCCTTCAAATCATTGCTGGATGCGGGTGCCCGGGTGACCTTTGGTTCAGACTGGGTGGTGGCGCCGCTCTCACCGATCGAAGGGATCAATGCAGCGGTCAACCGCCAGACCCTGGATGGCAAGCATCCTGGAGGTTGGTATCCGGAACAGCGCATCACAGTTGAACAGGCCCTCCGGTGTTACACGGTAAACAATGCTTATGCTGCTTTCCTGGAGAAAAAGACGGGGATGCTAAAGCCTGGTATGCTGGCAGACTTCGTGGTATTGTCCGATGACCTGCTTACCCTTCCACCTGCTGAGATCCTTACGGTGAAGGTTACGCGAACAATTCTCAA is drawn from Flavihumibacter rivuli and contains these coding sequences:
- a CDS encoding amidohydrolase, with translation MYPFRLLPFLALLSLASCRYATQQVNYATAIYKNAKVWTGDSSNRSASVIAVKDSVIIYVGNNADSLRGPDTEVVDVSGQMILPGFIDNHSHFISGGYQLASVDLKLAKNPADFITILKDYAAQLKDDRWIQGGNWDHEGIGGKLPTRYWIDSISGNHPVFVSRYDGHMALANSLTLKLAGINRNTPDPPGGEIVRDPRTGEPTGVLKDAAMDLVYAKIPPPSAKELEEMLQRATAHALEHGITQVHDVGSYGGWTDLEAYRRARTAGSLSIRIYSMVPVNSWRRMVEYVRENGKGDDMLHWGALKGFVDGSLGSTTAWFYQPYLDELKKTGLLLADSNELRQQILSADSAGLQPAIHAIGDRAIDWVLDVFAEAQTRSGKRESRFRVEHSQHLSKTAIDRFAAMKVIPSMQPYHAIDDGRWASKRLDDDRLKRTYAFKSLLDAGARVTFGSDWVVAPLSPIEGINAAVNRQTLDGKHPGGWYPEQRITVEQALRCYTVNNAYAAFLEKKTGMLKPGMLADFVVLSDDLLTLPPAEILTVKVTRTILNGKLVYEKQRSEDHHQH